The DNA segment TAAAACCACGTTCGTGCAATGGATTGTATGGAATTTCCATCATACGAATATAGTTCCACACTTCAGCACTGGTCCAGTTGGCAAGGGGATTATATTTAATCAGTGATTTACCTTCACCGCTAAAGCCTGGATCAGGTTGAATCACCGGAACTTCTGAACGTGTGCCAGGACTTTGATCTTTGCGCTGGCCTGTAATCCAACCATCTAGCGTTGCGAGTTTTTTACGCAAAGGCTGAATCTTACGTACGCCGCAGCATTCTTTATGGTCATCGACATAAAAACTAAATAAGCCTTTTGCATTCACCATGGCTTGGACGGGTCCAGGCTCAGGGAAGCAAATTTCAATGGTGATGCCGTAATGCTTACGCACAGTTTCGAGGTATTGGTAAGTTTCGACATGTAAGCGCCCGGTGTCCAAACTGAATACACGAAATGGCTTGCCCGAGC comes from the Aquirhabdus parva genome and includes:
- a CDS encoding phosphoadenylyl-sulfate reductase, translating into MSAVIPTIDQVAALAQEYNDQSPQKIVELALSQEGEIAISFSGAEDVVLIDMAHRSGKPFRVFSLDTGRLHVETYQYLETVRKHYGITIEICFPEPGPVQAMVNAKGLFSFYVDDHKECCGVRKIQPLRKKLATLDGWITGQRKDQSPGTRSEVPVIQPDPGFSGEGKSLIKYNPLANWTSAEVWNYIRMMEIPYNPLHERGFISIGCEPCTRPVLPNQHEREGRWWWEEATKKECGLHAGNIEGK